In Crassostrea angulata isolate pt1a10 chromosome 6, ASM2561291v2, whole genome shotgun sequence, a genomic segment contains:
- the LOC128189245 gene encoding uncharacterized protein LOC128189245 isoform X3 yields the protein MLRVRNQRASKARSPYAAVPNGTNTVASSSVLARGRRGNRRGGQVRQPVANISNINAPPTQATPPTPAAPTTPATQASTEAGQGMSRSGMIGMIPHNMPPIVNPTPDAPSALSSHVPTNMNQGIDNKPQDGKPTCNLLHKLWDIGSTPINTSNFDSLLWSRFRQLAPTADNFPCQIPAPFWEIIHQL from the exons atGCTGAGGGTAAGGAACCAAAGGGCATCTAAGGCGAGAAGCCCATACGCAGCCGTGCCAAATGGAACAAATACAGTTGCCTCGAGTAGTGTATTGGCACGAGGTCGTCGCGGAAATCGTCGAGGAGGTCAAGTGAGACAGCCCGTTGCAAACATCTCCAATATTAATGCTCCTCCGACACAAGCGACTCCTCCAACACCTGCGGCTCCGACGACACCAGCGACACAGGCGTCAACTGAAGCAGGCCAGGGAATGTCACGGAGCGGGATGATTGGGATGATTCCTCACAACATGCCGCCCATAGTTAACCCCACCCCTGACGCACCAAGTGCGTTGTCGTCACATGTTCCCACCAACATGAATCAAG GAATCGACAACAAACCACAGGACGGCAAACCTACATGTAACTTGTTACATAAATTATGGGATATTGGCAGCACTCCAATCAATACATCTAACTTCGATTCTTTACTG TGGTCAAGATTCCGACAGTTGGCTCCTACAGCAGACAATTTTCCATGTCAAATTCCTGCTCCATTTTGGGAGATTATTCATCAACTATAG